One Candidatus Nitrososphaera evergladensis SR1 genomic window, CTTACAGGGAAGCGACTTGCCCATGAACAGGCCATTCAATCTCAAGTACCTATCAAGAAAAATGACTGCCAGTCTTAATAATTGGATAATTAAGCCGGGTTGGACACTGGTGACATGTTCGGGAACAATCGGAAGAATTGGGCTGACGACCCCGATTACGGATGGGTGGGCTGCTTCACAGCATATTCTCAGAATTATTCCGCATAAGGACAAGCCCTCCGAATTAGAGTATCCTGTAGATGCAGCCTACATCGCTACATTCCTATCAACACCATATGGATACAATCAGGTTGTTGCAAAGACCTATGGGGGTGTAGTAGATGAAATTGGCGAGAAAGACATTGGCCAGGTTCTGATAGCAGTAATCCATGACCAGTCAGTACATAATGCGATTTCTCAGCTTACGAGGGAGGCATATGCATTCAAAGATTTGGCTGCTCTAGTGGAACACGAAACGGTAAGCCTGCTGGAAAACTTACTCGAAGGATCCATCAAGTTTAGTAGCGTTGACAACTTGAGAAAAGCACTCGAAGAGACCATAGAACTAAAAGCAAAAGTGGATTCGGTAAACAAAATCTATGAAGGAATCAACGAGGTGGATGAAGGATATGTGGTATCATTTGATGATATCAAGTCAAAATATGGGTTATGATACTGGATGCGCGAAGTCTTCTTTGGGCGTCGAAAGGTCGAAAAAGAATTTTCTAAACTTGATTCTTATACACAAAAGAGGGTAGCAAAGGCAATAGAAGAAATCAGGGAAAACCCCCAGGTTGGAATTCTTTTAACTGGAGATCTCGCGGGATATTTCAAATATAAATTCGGAAAATTTAGAGCCGTCTATTCTTATGATGAAGAGAAAATTATGATCGTTGCATTGGATACGCGTGATGACGTATATGATGAGATAAAGCGATACATTAGGGAAGTAGGAAAAATACAAGTGAGTGCGAAAAAAGCCGTAGACGATTAGTTTATCTTACTGGACGATCATTTCTGTTGATATATTTCTCATATAGTAATCCATAATGAATCAGTCGTCATTTCTTGCTTACTTTAGCTTTGATCTTTCCATCTTCAGAGAATATTTCCCATTCGAGCTCATCCTCATGTTTTACCTTGAGAGCATCCGCGACTCCTTCTGGTATTACAGTTTTGACGCTAGGCGAACCCTTGCGAACGTAATGTACCTTGCTTTTCAATGCTCAAACTACAATACCTACCAGGTCTATTTATCTTATTGGTATATACATAGCCCAACAATTATATATAATAGACCAATGTATATACCAATATGCAGCCAAGAGGAGTGCTTTATCATGGCCTAAATGACCAAGCGGAGCAAGCACAAGCGGCGAAAGGTCACAACCTACTTGGAAGACCGGAGACAGCTTAGGATGACGCAATTTCCTTCTGACAAGCGCCAAACGTATGCTCAAAACTGGAAGGCTTATGATGATGCACAATGTGGTGAGCAAGATACCTTCTTGAAGCTACTGTCAGATTTGTGTAGAAATGTTGATCAACCTGCCTATGACTTCGGAAGGCCCAGGCTGCCTCTTTCGGATATGGTTTTTGCTTCTGCGCTGAAAGTGTATTCAACTTTCTCCTTGCGTCGCTTCATGAGCCAGATGCAAAAAGCAGTCGCAGAGGGTCATGTTGACACTTTCTGTTCTTATTCTTCTGTTTCAAACTATATGCGTAAGAAAGAGCTAACACCGATACTTTACGAACTTATCAAGCTATCAAGCCTTCCACTGGCTTCCGTAGAAACTACCTTTGGAGTGGATAGTTCTGGCTTTGGTACTTCCTCTCGTTTTGCTAGATATTTCGACTTCAAGCATGGGAAAGACAAGAAGTACAAAAAGTGGGTGAAGGCACACATTTGTTGTGGCCTAAAGACAAACGTAATAACTGCAGTCCAGCTTACGGATGGTGACCGTCCTGACCACCCGTACTTTCAACCATTGTTGGAAAAGACAGCGCAGTCATTTAACCTGAAGGAAGCTGTTGCAGACAAAGCATATCTCAGCAGAACGAATCTCCAGTTTGTAGAAGACCTCGGTGGAAAACCATTCATTCCCTTCAAGGTGAATAGCCGAGGCTTGGCTATAGGAGCACCTGCCTGGAATAGGATGTACCACTATTTCAACCTCCATAGAGATGATTTTATGAAGCATTATCACAAGCGGTCGAATGTCGAAACAGCATTTCATATGATAAAGACAAAGTTCAGAGAATATGTAAGAAGTAAGGATGAAACGGCGCAATTCAATGAAGTTTTGTTAAAGATTCTATGTCATAATATTTGCGTGGTGATTCAGGAAATACACGAGTTGGGAATACGGGCAGATTTTTCAGTCTGAAACCTGGAGAATAATCAAAACTTTTAGAATTAGTATGTATGCGGAATCGTTCCGCCGTTGATTATGTCTAATCCAAATGTCTTCCTGATCTCCTGTTCAAAGGCAATAAAATCGTGATCAAAAGTCAATAACTCCGTCTTGATATATGTGGCAAATTTGGCGGAAGTAGAAAGAATCCGTAAATCATTTCCGCGCGGCGGGCCATCTGCAGGACTATTTTTTTTCTTTATTGATACCCACACCTGAATTTGGAGGGTATTTCCTCCCGACCAAATGTTTGCGTACATGTTTTCGACGTTTGGCATCAAGGAAACATCATCAGGAAGTATGCCATAGTTTTTGTGAAGTCTACTAAAATTCTCAAGGGATTTATGGACTAGCAGTCTGATTTGAAGTGGAGTTAATTTTAAATCTCCTCCCTTCTCGGCAAGAATATCCCAAATTTTCTTATGTGTTTCGGATTCGACTGTCTTAATTATCGCAACTTTACTTATCTCTGAGTCGAGATAATACTTCATTGATTTGTAATTCTGCAATTGAATAGGTATGCCGTGGATTTTATGGTTTATTGAATAGCTGAGGCAGGCATTAGTGTCTGGAACTACTATGCTGTCAGATTTAAATTGGAAAGGGACTGCGCTAGCCGTTTCGCTTCTTCCTCCGTGAACGCCTCGTCAAGAGTACGTTCGAAAGGATTATTATAGATTTTTCTTTTATCACAATATCCTAGAAGATAAGACTCTAACTCTGCAATCTCCAAGAATCTTGGACGTAGCAATTCCGAATTTGCAGGCGGCCTTACATCCTTTGATGTATCGGCAATCTTGTGAATGAGTTCTCTGGAAAGGTAGAGTGCCACTCCTCTCTTGGCTGTATCTGATACGCTTTCGAGTGCCTTCAAGATATTGCCGATTATTTCTAACGTAGAGAGAACAAACGCGGATTGCCGATTATTATACGTCCTACTGCATTCAATTAAGGGAGGTAAGATGTTCTCCAGTTCTTTTTTTACCTCGGCGGCCAACTTTAGTGAATCCTTAGGGTCAATGCCAAACTTGGAGTAGACTTCATCGAGAAGTTCGCATCTGGTTCTTGCCAATCGTGATTCAATAATATTTTCTACTTTCTCTAATGTACGGGGCAGAAGTTCTTTTTTCATTTTTTCGATCTCCTTCTTACCATTGCTGGTCAAATAGAAAGAAAAGTAATGTTGACCATAATTCATCATTGATTCATTTTCGACTATAGTTACTAAGCCTGAGTAGGCAGATAAATCAAGCTCCAATAGGTCTGAGAATGGCCCATAATGATATTTTCTGAAGTCATATTCGTCTATGTGTGCCAAGACTTGAGTAAGAAATGTTAGCTTTTGGAATTTGGTTTTGCCGTGGATTACACCATCAGATTTATCGAGTATGAGCAAAGGAAGCCAGAGTCTTTCAGGGATTTCAGTATTCACAGGCAAAACCTCCTATTACAGGATACGTACTACTGTTAAGTATATCTACACATGAGCTAGTTATCTGACTCTTATTGCATTGACAAACCATTTGCGACGCCCTTTGAACAGAAATTGGTGCCGTCCTTTCGTCGCAGTTTGAACCAAAACAGCATAGTCATACGGTAGTTGTTATTCTATAGACTATAAAACTTTTCTATATAAGGGTGCTCAAAATCCGCCATTGTTTGAAAAGTCCCACTAGAATCTCGGATAGCAAGAGACGAAGCAATCTCGCTGCGGGTTAAGACATCAATATTTAAGCGCTGCGGGTCTCGAACTCATTTTGCTTTAGTTTGCACTGTTGTAGATTGATGCCAAACTTCATCGAAGTACTTCAGCAGCTTTCTCATAACATTTGCATCTGAAATTATTGCGCCGGTATTGTACTGCTTCATGAGACCATCTTGGGTTAGGTCGGCTGACGAAATAAGAGCCTCTTCATTATCCCTTATTATTATTCTAGAATGAACGAAGTTGTTGATTCTATGGTTATCCTTTAGATTATCCTTGATGAAGCCAAAAGCCTGCCTTTTATCACTTGTAAATTCATCTCTGGCTCTTGTAATGATTTGAATGTTGGCGCTCTTGCTTTTTTCAAGGATATCCTTAACGAATGACATGTCCGCGTATGGCGAGATAATCTTCAATGTATGATTGCAATTACAAATCATCCGTTTTGCCTCATCCTCCAGCGACCTGTCATGCGGCGGAATTGTTGTCACGAGGTCTAGTTGTCCTGTTTGTTCTTCCCACTCTTCGTCTATGCGAATCGCAACTCTCTTTGAGCTGAAAGTGGAATATCGGTTATCCAATAGGAAATGAAGTGATCCGCCTGAATGCACTTGCAAAGTAACCTGTCCTGAAGGTACCTGTCCTGAATAATGGGAATATTGTACAGGGCAGAGATAAGCGTTGTTATTTCTTAGACAGTTTAGAGCCCAGGTGACAAACTGATCTCTACTTAGCACATACAACCGTATATCGTCAACAGTGTTGCTCTGATTAATGTGCAGGACGGTGAAAGATACAGAGATTTTATGATTAGTCTTGCCCAAGTGATCCAAATCATATGAAAGGACAGATATTCCATTTAGGCTAGTAGGAATATCTAACATTCCATCATAAAGGATTCTGAACTGTTTTCTTGAACCCATGTTCCGTCAGGCAATTTCATTCTGGAGAATATCTGTTTAAAAAGTAAGCTGGCTGTTTAAAAAGTATCGACAGTTACCGACTTTTTACACAAAGCCTCTCCATACTGGAGCTAGGGCTTTTGCTATGGCATCCATGAGCCGTGATAGAATAATCTTTTCTCCATTGTTCAGAGTGGAACAGTTCGAGTCGAAGATAAAGCGTGGTGATTGGTATCTTACAAGAGAAGGCAAATGGTGGGTAAAATACCCCACAGAAGAGTGCAGAGCCATCATTGAAACTGCCTACGACAGACTACCAAAACAAAGGAAATTCCTGTTCTTTGAAGATGCCAAGAGCGACAAAGCGAAATACTTACAAGCTAGTTATTTTATGCACAAGATGGCTGTTCGATTCAAAAGGATATTTTCAGACCTTGATAAAAGCAGCTGGCTCAACGAAAAGACTAGAATCTATGCACTTGGCGATGGTTTGTACTTTGGCGGACACTCCTTACATCTGTTCAGGCATACAATGGCTCAATATTATCTCGCAGCGACAAATTGGTCGCTTGCTTATGTGGCTAGCCTAGATGGGTGGGAAAATACCGAGATATTGAACAAGTGCTATGGCGGCATTCCAGAATATATCAAGGCACAGATAGCAAATTCAATCCATGTTAGGTTTGATACATTAAATCTTAACAGTACTTCAATGACTACAACAGGCTATTCGATGTTTTGTCCTAGCATTCGATAGAACTTTCCATATGTGAATACTATCAGCTCAACAAGTCTTTCAATGAGATTTTTAGCTCTGCCAGAATTGTCTCCAGCTCAGGCAGCGGCTCCGGGCTCAGTCTGGTAAGCCATGTGTCAAGGTAAGGTTCCAGTTTCTTTGCAATGTCAGCCGGAAACATCTGCTCTACGCCTGTAAAGGTAACTCCTTTTGACTTGCATTTCTGAAGGAAAAGCTCTTTCAACTCTTGCTTGTCGAACTTGCGAATCTTTAGCAGCCTCCATACATCATAGTAATCTCTGATCTTTCCCCGTTCGATGATTGCCCTCATCTTTTCTGCAAGTAGATTATCAAGCGCATAGACTTTGACTGCAAATTTTGGATAATCGTACGTGTGTGGAACTGATTTTCTTACGACCTTGCCAATAAACGGTTCTCTGGAGATTTCTATTTTGATGTTGTTCTTGCTCAGCGGTCCTGTGTACTTGATTTTGCCCCGGAAAAATTCTGGATTAGCAAGAGGGTCTCCCTTCATCTCGATGTTTATGCCACTTGCCTTCTGCACGATTCCGGGTACCTCGTACATTACGCCTGTGCCCAGAACCAGCATCTCACTCTCATCGACAGCAGTAAAGTCCAAGTCTTCTGAAAGACGCCATCTGCCGGGAAAGTATATCTTGGACAGTGCAGTGCCGCCCTTGAACGCCAGAGAGCCTGAAGCAGCACTTGATGCTATTCCAAAGAGTATCCATCCAAGAACATAATCTTTTTCCACCACATCGACAGGCAGATTTCTTTCTCTGGCCACGGCTCTGAGTTCGCGATCTGTTATCATTCTTCTAGTGCTCCATCCATTCTTTTAGCTCTTTATCGGATCTGTTTATTATCAATCCGTATTTCTTGGAGTACCCGAGGACTTTCTTTGGACCCAGAGGGTCAAGCCACATGAACCCCTTGAATCTGTTAGAGGCTATCCTGTCAGCTATTTCACTTTCGATGTTAAGCAATTCAAGCGCATAGCCAAGCCTTCTAGTCACTACACTAATTCCTAGCTTTTTACCATACTCTATAAGTCTATCAAAGTTCAGCTCATTCCTTGCTTCCCATATGCCTTTTACTGCTTCATCAAGCCCGCCGCAATACTTGGGATACATCAAGCAGTCCAGCACCGTCTTTTCCCTAGATGATATCTTGAACTTGGTACCGGCTATTTCGCCTTCTTCAAAGCCAAAGAACCTTTTTTTTGCAAGCTTGATGAATTTGAAGACATTCGGTCCATATTCCAAGTCTCTTCTCCTCTTGGTCGTGGCAACGAACACTACGCGCGGTACCTGTTCTGTCATTCCCCAGTAGTTGAGAGCAGAGTAAAAGCCAACATAGTATTCGTTCAAAATGTTAGGCAGTATCAAAAATGGTACCTCTGACCACAGTCCTTCGTATCCTGCCTTGGCAGGGATGAGAAGGTACTTGCCTCTCTCTATTTCCTCTATCCTCTTCTTTTTCTTGAGTCGGTAGATGACGTTCCATACCGAGGCGTCAGAGGTTCGAAGTATTTCTTTGGCATCCTTCATTGAGAAGATGCTCTTGTTTTCCTTCTCGAGAGTAAAGAGCAGCCTGAGCTCATTTGCCCCCAAGTTTAAGTTCTGTGTGCTCATACTCTTGTATAACAAGAGTCTAGTTACACAAGTATTAATAGATGACGTTGATATATGAAAAATTAGGATTTCCTAAACTCCCTTTCCTAGGTTAGATTGTTGTGTGAATAATTGTCTGAAACAAGCTTGACTTCTAATAGACAACACTAACTCGTAATCTGTCTCCTTGCAATGCCTAGCGAATCAAATGACGTAGTGATGCTTCGAATGACTTCCGGATGTCACCTTTAGTGAATTTGCTTTGATATCACTAACTATCTGGAAAATGTTCTGTTCGGTGTCTGAGGCCTGATCGCTCTCTGTAGTAGTTATTAGGTTGTCTCCGATTCCTACTTTCTCGTATATGCCCAGTTTTTGAATCCACCTATTTCTATAACTTCTGTTATCCATGTGACCGAGATGCTCTAGATAGTATGCTATTCCGTCAATTTCGAATTTGAAGTCCGGTAGAACTCGATATTCCTGTAAGAAGTCTCTCGGTTCATATTCTAGCCTTTCACAAAAGTTATCCAAAGTCCTTCCGATAATCTGCTCTATCTTATTCCTGACCTCGATCGTCATACCATTCTTAAGAGTCAGCAAAT contains:
- a CDS encoding type II toxin-antitoxin system RelE family toxin encodes the protein MREVFFGRRKVEKEFSKLDSYTQKRVAKAIEEIRENPQVGILLTGDLAGYFKYKFGKFRAVYSYDEEKIMIVALDTRDDVYDEIKRYIREVGKIQVSAKKAVDD
- a CDS encoding nucleotidyl transferase AbiEii/AbiGii toxin family protein, with the translated sequence MITDRELRAVARERNLPVDVVEKDYVLGWILFGIASSAASGSLAFKGGTALSKIYFPGRWRLSEDLDFTAVDESEMLVLGTGVMYEVPGIVQKASGINIEMKGDPLANPEFFRGKIKYTGPLSKNNIKIEISREPFIGKVVRKSVPHTYDYPKFAVKVYALDNLLAEKMRAIIERGKIRDYYDVWRLLKIRKFDKQELKELFLQKCKSKGVTFTGVEQMFPADIAKKLEPYLDTWLTRLSPEPLPELETILAELKISLKDLLS
- a CDS encoding phospholipase D-like domain-containing protein, with the translated sequence MGSRKQFRILYDGMLDIPTSLNGISVLSYDLDHLGKTNHKISVSFTVLHINQSNTVDDIRLYVLSRDQFVTWALNCLRNNNAYLCPVQYSHYSGQVPSGQVTLQVHSGGSLHFLLDNRYSTFSSKRVAIRIDEEWEEQTGQLDLVTTIPPHDRSLEDEAKRMICNCNHTLKIISPYADMSFVKDILEKSKSANIQIITRARDEFTSDKRQAFGFIKDNLKDNHRINNFVHSRIIIRDNEEALISSADLTQDGLMKQYNTGAIISDANVMRKLLKYFDEVWHQSTTVQTKAK
- a CDS encoding transposase, with amino-acid sequence MTQFPSDKRQTYAQNWKAYDDAQCGEQDTFLKLLSDLCRNVDQPAYDFGRPRLPLSDMVFASALKVYSTFSLRRFMSQMQKAVAEGHVDTFCSYSSVSNYMRKKELTPILYELIKLSSLPLASVETTFGVDSSGFGTSSRFARYFDFKHGKDKKYKKWVKAHICCGLKTNVITAVQLTDGDRPDHPYFQPLLEKTAQSFNLKEAVADKAYLSRTNLQFVEDLGGKPFIPFKVNSRGLAIGAPAWNRMYHYFNLHRDDFMKHYHKRSNVETAFHMIKTKFREYVRSKDETAQFNEVLLKILCHNICVVIQEIHELGIRADFSV
- a CDS encoding type IV toxin-antitoxin system AbiEi family antitoxin domain-containing protein, producing MSTQNLNLGANELRLLFTLEKENKSIFSMKDAKEILRTSDASVWNVIYRLKKKKRIEEIERGKYLLIPAKAGYEGLWSEVPFLILPNILNEYYVGFYSALNYWGMTEQVPRVVFVATTKRRRDLEYGPNVFKFIKLAKKRFFGFEEGEIAGTKFKISSREKTVLDCLMYPKYCGGLDEAVKGIWEARNELNFDRLIEYGKKLGISVVTRRLGYALELLNIESEIADRIASNRFKGFMWLDPLGPKKVLGYSKKYGLIINRSDKELKEWMEH